In one Ananas comosus cultivar F153 linkage group 12, ASM154086v1, whole genome shotgun sequence genomic region, the following are encoded:
- the LOC109718946 gene encoding histone H3.3, with product MARTKQTARKSTGGKAPRKQLATKAARKSAPTTGGVKKPHRYRPGTVALREIRKYQKSTELLIRKLPFQRLVREIAQDFKTDLRFQSHAVLALQEAAEAYLVGLFEDTNLCAIHAKRVTIMPKDIQLARRIRGERA from the exons ATGGCCCGTACTAAGCAAACCGCTCGCAAGTCGACTGGAGGAAAGGCTCCAAGAAAGCAGCTTGCCACTAAg GCTGCCCGCAAGTCTGCTCCCACAACTGGTGGTGTGAAGAAGCCCCATCGTTACCGGCCAGGAACTGTCGCTCTTCG TGAGATTCGGAAATATCAAAAGAGCACTGAGCTCCTAATCAGGAAGCTGCCATTTCAGAGGCTTGTGAGGGAAATTGCTCAGGACTtcaag ACGGATCTGCGGTTCCAGAGCCACGCCGTCCTAGCACTACAGGAGGCTGCGGAGGCGTACCTCGTGGGTCTCTTTGAGGACACGAACCTGTGCGCCATCCATGCCAAGCGTGTGACAATCATGCCAAAGGACATCCAGCTGGCTAGGAGAATCCGCGGCGAGAGGGCTTAA